Proteins encoded by one window of Methanothermobacter sp. K4:
- a CDS encoding DUF11 domain-containing protein: MRKFTLTLAILILMVAAGTASAADTDNQTDSDSIITGTVTYCNSTEPFEGAVINVAAMNGSNLASGVTGPDGRYSIGLQSPDRIFVVSAVAPGHVIPSKTVTLDETGRATADFRLGTLQLTKGSWDILGLDHNNVNVGPNQYLIQIRVKNNALTTANNVTANLTFTSTNPYIYLAANETSNKYLGDIAPGVTVDVFYLVEVSRNTLAYLTSRNYTVTVGGTNTGSADTINGTLYVEKLVSQNRNDVVSITVSNPTPAIGDVIAVTVVSTTASATYDIVNLPLTNYNPAILQPLNVTVTYGPNTSNNVRLDSPGQTNFVSVWLFNVTGAGVTRLFGLITDRSGSSYHYNSDFGDNITIRAVEKADLAIAKAVNSTAPNIGDTVKFTLTVVNYGPNNATGVYVVDNLPAQLQFVSAVASKGTYNNNTGIWTIGNLDYFETVTLNITAVVTSTGPIVNNANVTGDVFDPNMANNYASAELNSPPASDLTIDKSVSNSEPYVGDTIQYTITVSNRGPDNAAGVVVEDILPAGLILVSATPSKGAYVMGTWYVGTLNYLEVATLTILAKVNATGVLTNFANITSPNFDPNPDNNNVTRDVVGIPVADLRIIKNVNNARPNFGSNVTFTVSVTNLGPSTATGVTVTDILSLGLVYLSHAVTQGSYNPSTGVWTIGTLNYAASALMNLTVLVNTTGDSNNTVSVTGNEYDPDRTNNNAISVLNAVSADLNIQKTVDRPVINNGETATFTVTVRNAGPDTPSNVVVTDLLPAGLSIISYTVTQGTFSEATSTWNVGSLPALFEATLTLLVRATQAGFQTNIVNVSSELPDPMPQDNVDAVTVDVRPSADVKITKTVSNTSPDFGETVVFYITVTNLGPDTATVVRTVDGLPAGLVYQSHVASAGVYFPEFYVWTVDSLAPGASETLNLTALVNATGELINTVSVTATEYDPDMTNNYAAAALNGRALADIGVQKTVHLQTSVFRRRSF; this comes from the coding sequence ATGAGAAAATTTACACTGACACTGGCGATTCTTATTCTAATGGTTGCAGCTGGAACTGCAAGCGCTGCAGACACTGACAACCAGACCGACTCGGATTCAATTATAACAGGTACTGTGACATACTGTAACAGTACTGAACCATTTGAGGGTGCAGTTATAAATGTGGCGGCCATGAATGGCTCTAATCTTGCTTCAGGTGTAACAGGTCCTGATGGGAGATACTCTATAGGTCTACAGTCACCTGATAGGATATTTGTTGTCTCAGCGGTTGCACCAGGGCATGTGATACCCTCAAAGACCGTGACACTTGATGAGACTGGAAGGGCAACAGCAGACTTCAGACTCGGTACACTCCAGCTGACCAAGGGTTCATGGGATATTCTTGGACTCGACCACAACAACGTGAATGTCGGGCCAAACCAGTACCTGATCCAGATCAGGGTTAAGAACAATGCCCTGACAACAGCAAACAATGTAACAGCAAATTTAACCTTCACTTCAACCAATCCGTACATTTATCTGGCGGCAAATGAGACTTCAAACAAGTACCTTGGTGATATAGCCCCAGGGGTCACTGTGGATGTGTTCTATCTCGTGGAGGTGTCAAGGAATACCCTTGCGTATCTAACATCAAGGAACTACACAGTAACGGTTGGGGGCACCAATACAGGATCAGCAGACACTATAAATGGCACACTCTATGTGGAGAAACTTGTATCACAGAACCGTAATGATGTGGTCTCTATAACCGTGAGCAACCCCACACCGGCCATAGGGGATGTTATAGCGGTTACTGTTGTGTCAACGACTGCATCAGCCACCTATGACATCGTTAACCTTCCACTTACAAACTACAACCCTGCTATTCTTCAGCCGCTGAATGTGACAGTAACATATGGACCCAACACCAGTAACAATGTACGCCTTGACTCACCAGGGCAGACAAACTTCGTATCAGTTTGGCTCTTCAATGTGACGGGCGCCGGCGTAACAAGGCTCTTCGGTCTTATAACGGACAGGAGCGGTTCAAGTTATCACTACAACTCAGACTTTGGTGATAACATAACCATAAGGGCTGTTGAGAAGGCTGACCTTGCCATAGCAAAGGCGGTTAACAGTACAGCACCCAACATCGGGGATACGGTTAAGTTCACACTTACGGTTGTGAATTATGGACCCAACAATGCCACGGGAGTTTATGTGGTTGACAACCTTCCAGCACAGCTCCAGTTCGTATCAGCAGTGGCATCAAAGGGGACCTACAATAATAACACGGGCATCTGGACCATAGGAAACCTCGACTACTTTGAAACGGTGACCCTCAACATCACAGCAGTGGTCACCTCAACCGGACCCATAGTCAACAATGCCAATGTGACGGGTGATGTGTTTGACCCCAACATGGCAAACAACTATGCATCAGCAGAACTGAATTCTCCACCAGCTTCAGACCTTACCATTGACAAGTCCGTGAGCAATTCCGAACCCTATGTGGGTGATACAATCCAGTACACAATCACAGTGAGCAACAGGGGTCCTGATAATGCAGCCGGAGTTGTGGTGGAGGATATTCTACCAGCGGGACTCATACTGGTCAGTGCAACACCATCCAAGGGTGCCTATGTCATGGGAACATGGTACGTGGGGACACTCAACTACCTTGAGGTGGCAACACTCACCATACTCGCGAAGGTAAACGCTACCGGCGTCTTAACAAACTTTGCAAATATAACATCACCGAACTTTGACCCGAACCCTGATAACAACAATGTGACAAGGGACGTGGTCGGGATTCCTGTGGCGGATCTCCGCATAATAAAGAACGTGAATAACGCGAGGCCGAACTTCGGATCCAATGTGACATTCACAGTTTCAGTTACAAATCTGGGCCCAAGTACAGCCACGGGGGTAACAGTGACTGATATACTGTCACTTGGACTCGTCTACCTCAGCCATGCGGTTACACAGGGTTCATATAACCCATCAACAGGGGTATGGACCATAGGAACACTGAACTATGCAGCATCAGCCCTGATGAACCTCACGGTCCTTGTTAACACCACGGGGGATTCAAATAACACGGTCTCAGTGACCGGTAATGAATACGACCCTGACAGGACCAACAATAATGCCATATCAGTCCTGAATGCGGTATCAGCCGACCTCAATATCCAGAAGACCGTTGACAGACCCGTTATAAACAACGGGGAAACAGCAACCTTCACAGTAACCGTGAGGAACGCTGGCCCTGATACACCATCAAATGTGGTTGTAACGGATCTTCTCCCGGCAGGTTTATCCATCATATCATACACGGTTACCCAGGGAACCTTCAGTGAGGCAACCAGCACATGGAATGTGGGATCACTTCCAGCTCTATTCGAGGCAACCCTCACACTCCTTGTGAGGGCAACCCAGGCAGGATTCCAGACAAACATAGTCAATGTATCATCAGAGCTACCTGACCCAATGCCACAGGACAACGTTGATGCGGTGACAGTCGATGTGAGGCCATCAGCGGATGTTAAGATCACCAAGACCGTGAGCAACACCTCACCGGACTTCGGTGAAACCGTGGTATTCTATATCACGGTAACGAACCTGGGACCCGACACCGCCACAGTTGTGAGGACAGTTGACGGACTGCCAGCGGGTCTTGTCTACCAGTCCCATGTGGCATCTGCAGGGGTTTACTTCCCAGAGTTCTATGTCTGGACGGTTGATTCACTTGCACCTGGTGCCTCAGAGACACTCAACTTGACGGCCCTTGTTAACGCAACAGGTGAACTCATAAACACAGTCTCAGTAACAGCAACGGAATATGATCCTGACATGACCAACAACTACGCTGCAGCTGCTCTCAACGGGCGTGCACTTGCAGACATCGGTGTTCAGAAGACGGTCCACTTGCAGACATCGGTGTTCAGAAGACGGTCCTTTTAA
- a CDS encoding DUF11 domain-containing protein encodes MNNGQSTNFTVIVTNNGPNDATGVAVTDILPAALTLISATPSQGTFTGGVWNVGNLANGASATLVLEVLANAAGIFTNYVNASADQYDPIISNNNATAVLTVNPSADVSVTKTVSNSTPNFGDLITFYVTVMNNGPDNATGVTLTERLPAGLVYVSHVISQGICYPLACIWIVGDLAPGSSATLNFTVLVNRTGDVVNRVLAVGEEFDPYPENNTAEVTVRIPAAAYLVIDKLVNATVANFTDTVRFTVTVRNDGPDTAAGVVVTDLLPAGLEYLSHSASQGTYDSVTGAWMVGSLVKDAVATLEIVARVAVSNSTLINIADVTADTYNPNPDTSANATVTVNPRAELTINKTVDRRAVRVGQNVRFTITVTNNGPDTALNTMVTDRLPDAMRYISSNATRGSYNPTTGVWMIGDLPAGSSAVLDIVVQLIRRGTFVNVATVSSGSSGGNNTTDVEIDVTEPSPAPEPQPGPGKVPMKPTGAPLTALVAGMLLVAAGSAISRRK; translated from the coding sequence ATCAATAATGGACAGAGCACCAACTTCACCGTTATTGTTACAAATAACGGGCCAAATGATGCAACAGGTGTTGCGGTAACCGATATACTGCCAGCAGCACTCACACTGATCAGCGCAACTCCATCACAGGGAACATTCACTGGAGGGGTCTGGAATGTGGGTAACCTCGCAAATGGGGCATCAGCAACCCTTGTACTTGAGGTGCTTGCAAATGCTGCTGGTATCTTCACAAACTATGTGAATGCATCAGCAGACCAGTACGATCCGATTATTTCAAACAACAATGCCACAGCGGTCCTTACAGTGAACCCATCTGCAGATGTCTCAGTGACGAAGACTGTCAGTAACAGCACACCGAACTTCGGTGATCTGATAACCTTCTATGTGACTGTCATGAACAATGGACCTGATAATGCAACAGGGGTCACTTTAACGGAGAGATTACCTGCAGGACTCGTCTATGTCTCCCACGTGATATCACAGGGGATATGCTATCCACTTGCTTGTATCTGGATAGTTGGGGATCTTGCGCCTGGTTCATCAGCGACTCTGAACTTCACTGTTCTTGTGAATAGGACGGGTGATGTTGTAAACAGGGTTCTTGCTGTTGGCGAGGAGTTTGATCCGTACCCTGAGAACAATACTGCTGAGGTTACGGTGAGAATACCTGCGGCTGCTTATCTTGTGATAGATAAGCTGGTCAATGCGACTGTTGCTAACTTCACTGATACTGTGAGGTTCACGGTTACGGTGAGGAATGATGGGCCTGATACCGCTGCGGGTGTTGTTGTTACGGATCTGCTTCCGGCTGGTCTTGAGTATCTGAGCCACAGTGCTAGTCAGGGTACTTATGACAGTGTGACTGGTGCTTGGATGGTTGGTTCACTGGTTAAGGATGCTGTTGCGACGCTTGAGATTGTTGCGAGGGTTGCTGTTAGTAACAGTACTCTCATTAACATTGCGGATGTGACGGCGGATACCTACAACCCGAACCCTGATACAAGCGCCAACGCCACTGTAACGGTGAACCCAAGGGCAGAACTCACCATTAACAAGACAGTGGATAGAAGGGCTGTGCGCGTGGGTCAGAACGTAAGGTTCACCATAACAGTAACCAACAATGGACCCGACACAGCACTCAACACAATGGTTACCGACAGGCTGCCTGATGCCATGAGGTACATATCCTCCAACGCCACCAGGGGTTCATACAACCCCACAACAGGTGTATGGATGATAGGTGACCTCCCAGCAGGCTCAAGCGCGGTTCTTGACATCGTGGTCCAGCTCATAAGGCGCGGCACATTCGTGAACGTTGCAACTGTGAGCTCAGGTTCAAGCGGAGGCAACAACACGACAGACGTTGAAATAGATGTCACGGAGCCATCTCCAGCCCCAGAACCTCAACCAGGACCTGGAAAGGTCCCGATGAAGCCAACAGGAGCACCTTTAACTGCACTTGTTGCAGGAATGCTTCTTGTGGCAGCAGGTTCAGCGATATCCAGGAGGAAATAA
- a CDS encoding calcium/sodium antiporter → MSPIILIVIFCASLIGVIRSADIFVDRIVDIGRALGISQIILGVTVAAAGTSLPEFGSAMISVLTGSPELGVGVVIGSNIWNIAGIIGISAILSCAVTTNRDEIRRDGLFGLLSILILSYFMLMGPIGPLTGAVLLSVYGVYLLILIKKQRKYYTSHLIEGGDAGWKTITTAILSFVGLVVFCRVLVYSAVEIAGVLHIPEMIVGLFALAIGTSLAELVVAVNSARKHMCSLSLGTVLGSNIFNILIGIGVPSLFVKIPVEPLSVVLDAPILIAVTVIVMYFMWTDMELRRVEGVVLLIIYIIYAALRIATTS, encoded by the coding sequence ATGTCACCTATCATCTTAATAGTGATTTTCTGCGCCTCACTCATTGGTGTTATAAGATCCGCGGATATCTTTGTGGACCGGATCGTTGATATCGGGAGGGCACTTGGAATATCCCAGATAATACTGGGAGTTACGGTTGCAGCTGCAGGGACATCTCTTCCGGAATTCGGGTCTGCCATGATCTCTGTCCTTACAGGTAGTCCTGAACTCGGTGTGGGTGTTGTGATAGGTTCAAACATATGGAACATTGCGGGTATCATAGGGATATCTGCCATTCTCTCCTGTGCTGTTACAACAAACAGGGATGAGATCCGGAGAGATGGATTATTCGGGCTTCTGAGCATCCTGATACTTTCATATTTCATGCTGATGGGGCCCATCGGCCCTCTTACAGGTGCAGTTCTCCTTAGCGTCTATGGAGTTTACCTTTTAATTCTCATAAAGAAGCAGAGGAAATATTACACAAGCCACCTCATAGAGGGTGGTGACGCTGGCTGGAAGACCATCACAACCGCAATTTTAAGTTTCGTAGGCCTTGTGGTGTTCTGCAGGGTACTGGTTTACAGTGCAGTTGAAATTGCAGGGGTTCTCCACATTCCTGAGATGATAGTCGGCCTGTTTGCCCTTGCCATTGGAACAAGCCTTGCTGAACTTGTTGTCGCTGTGAACTCCGCAAGGAAGCACATGTGCAGCCTCTCACTGGGCACTGTACTCGGGAGCAACATATTCAATATCCTCATAGGCATAGGGGTTCCCTCATTATTCGTGAAAATTCCCGTTGAGCCCCTCTCCGTGGTGCTTGATGCCCCCATTTTGATAGCTGTGACAGTTATTGTAATGTACTTCATGTGGACGGATATGGAGCTTAGAAGAGTAGAGGGGGTCGTGCTTCTCATTATATACATAATTTATGCTGCCTTAAGAATAGCAACCACAAGTTGA
- the hypD gene encoding hydrogenase formation protein HypD: MKNLSRELVSRIHEISRPVKIMHVCGSHEHTIMQHGVRSLLPDEVEVVAGPGCPVCCVPAREIDECIELARQGVTITTFGDMLRVPGSEGSLADARAEGADVRIVYGVGNAVEIARKVDREVVFMAAGFETTAPTTAAEILSGPPENFSVLSCHRLIPPALKFLIESGEVNLNALIEPGHVSTIIGMKPYEPFSRDYGIPQVIAGFNPLDILMAVYMILRQIERGEAKVENEYKRAVKPEGNIKAQQAMDEVFRITEREWRGFPVIPESVYEIRDEFSEFNAREKFDIDVRDALEAPTGCICGAILRGVARPEDCSLFKTQCTPTNPVGACMVSREGTCNIAYRYSSFRVQ, encoded by the coding sequence ATGAAGAATCTTTCAAGGGAACTGGTTTCAAGGATACATGAGATATCACGTCCTGTTAAGATAATGCATGTCTGCGGTTCACATGAACACACTATAATGCAGCATGGAGTAAGATCGCTCCTCCCTGATGAGGTTGAGGTGGTGGCCGGTCCGGGGTGCCCTGTCTGCTGTGTCCCTGCAAGGGAGATCGACGAGTGCATCGAACTTGCAAGGCAGGGCGTTACAATCACAACCTTCGGTGACATGCTCCGCGTCCCCGGCTCAGAGGGTTCACTCGCAGATGCCAGGGCCGAGGGCGCTGATGTCAGGATAGTCTACGGGGTGGGAAATGCGGTGGAGATAGCAAGGAAAGTTGACAGGGAGGTCGTCTTTATGGCGGCTGGCTTTGAGACCACCGCACCAACAACAGCAGCTGAGATACTATCGGGCCCACCAGAGAACTTTTCAGTCCTGTCCTGCCACAGACTGATACCCCCGGCACTCAAATTCCTCATAGAATCAGGAGAGGTTAACCTCAACGCCCTCATAGAACCCGGCCACGTATCAACCATAATAGGGATGAAACCCTATGAACCATTCTCAAGGGACTATGGCATACCACAGGTCATAGCAGGCTTCAACCCCCTTGACATACTCATGGCAGTGTACATGATACTCAGGCAGATCGAGAGGGGCGAGGCAAAGGTTGAGAATGAATATAAGCGGGCAGTGAAACCTGAGGGCAACATCAAGGCCCAGCAGGCTATGGATGAGGTTTTCCGCATAACCGAGAGGGAGTGGAGGGGATTCCCTGTCATACCGGAATCTGTATATGAGATCAGGGATGAATTTTCAGAGTTCAATGCAAGGGAAAAATTTGATATTGATGTTAGGGATGCCCTTGAGGCGCCCACGGGCTGTATATGTGGCGCAATACTGAGGGGTGTTGCAAGGCCAGAGGATTGCTCCCTCTTTAAGACCCAGTGCACGCCCACAAACCCTGTGGGGGCCTGTATGGTTTCAAGGGAGGGGACCTGCAACATCGCCTACCGCTACAGTTCATTCAGGGTGCAGTGA
- a CDS encoding phosphoglycolate phosphatase, translating into MRAIAVDIDGTITDSSRKLCISALRALRGAERKGIPVIIVTGNVLCFAMATSVLIGTGGGVVAENGGVIYVDGDIRVLGDIEKAEAAYSYLEKIYPVRKVQFSDLRLSEVALTRDVPAQSIRDALEGFDVEVYDTGFAVHLTDPQVNKGSSLKLVAESMGIEMSDIMAIGDSENDIEFLERVGFSVAVANAAPELREMADYVTEGEYGDGVREAIHKFAGVDI; encoded by the coding sequence ATGAGGGCCATTGCAGTTGACATAGATGGCACTATAACCGACAGCTCCAGAAAACTGTGCATCAGCGCTCTCAGGGCCCTCAGGGGCGCTGAAAGAAAAGGAATCCCTGTTATAATCGTCACAGGGAATGTCCTGTGCTTTGCAATGGCAACATCGGTCCTCATAGGGACAGGTGGTGGTGTTGTGGCTGAAAATGGTGGTGTGATATACGTTGATGGGGATATAAGGGTTCTGGGTGACATTGAGAAGGCTGAAGCAGCCTACAGTTACCTTGAAAAAATATACCCTGTCAGAAAGGTTCAGTTCTCTGATCTGAGGTTATCAGAGGTTGCACTTACCCGTGATGTCCCTGCTCAGAGTATCAGGGATGCCCTTGAGGGATTTGATGTTGAGGTCTATGACACAGGCTTTGCAGTGCACCTTACAGACCCCCAGGTGAATAAGGGATCTTCCCTGAAACTTGTGGCAGAGTCGATGGGGATTGAAATGTCTGATATCATGGCCATAGGGGACAGTGAGAACGATATTGAATTCCTTGAAAGGGTGGGGTTCAGTGTGGCCGTTGCCAATGCAGCCCCTGAGCTCAGGGAAATGGCAGATTATGTGACTGAGGGTGAATATGGTGATGGAGTTAGGGAGGCTATCCATAAATTTGCGGGGGTGGATATCTGA